From Pandoraea vervacti, the proteins below share one genomic window:
- the trpD gene encoding anthranilate phosphoribosyltransferase, which yields MITPQEALQRTIEHREIFHDEMLHLMRLIMKGEISPVMSAAIITGLRVKKETIGEIAAAAQVMREFANHVVAPSDEHFVDIVGTGGDVSHTFNISTASMFVAAGAGAKVAKHGNRGVSSKSGSADVLEALGVNIMLTPEQVAECLGEVGIGFMFAPNHHPAMKNVAAIRKEMGVRTIFNILGPLTNPAGAPNQLMGVFHPDLVGIQVRVMERLGAEHVLVVYGKDGMDEVSLGAATLVGELKDGKVTEYEIHPEDFGLQMVSNRSLKVGSAEESKTMLIEALDNTPGTAREIVTLNAGTALYASNRAATIADGIAMARESITSGAAREKLQEFVTFTQRFKA from the coding sequence ATGATCACCCCGCAAGAAGCGCTTCAGCGCACCATCGAACACCGCGAAATCTTCCACGACGAGATGCTGCATCTGATGCGCCTCATCATGAAGGGCGAGATCTCGCCGGTCATGTCGGCCGCTATCATCACCGGCCTGCGCGTGAAGAAGGAAACCATCGGCGAGATCGCCGCCGCCGCACAGGTCATGCGCGAATTTGCCAATCATGTCGTGGCGCCTTCCGACGAGCACTTCGTCGACATCGTGGGCACCGGCGGCGATGTTTCGCACACGTTCAATATTTCCACCGCATCGATGTTCGTCGCAGCTGGCGCCGGCGCGAAGGTCGCCAAACACGGCAACCGTGGCGTGAGCTCGAAGTCGGGCAGCGCCGACGTGCTCGAAGCGCTCGGCGTGAACATCATGCTCACCCCGGAGCAGGTGGCCGAGTGTCTTGGCGAAGTCGGCATCGGCTTCATGTTCGCCCCGAACCACCACCCCGCGATGAAGAACGTGGCCGCCATTCGCAAGGAGATGGGCGTGCGCACGATCTTCAACATTCTCGGCCCGCTCACGAATCCGGCCGGTGCGCCGAACCAGTTGATGGGGGTTTTTCACCCCGATCTGGTCGGGATTCAGGTGCGCGTGATGGAGCGTCTGGGCGCCGAGCACGTGCTCGTGGTCTACGGAAAGGACGGCATGGACGAAGTGTCGCTCGGGGCCGCGACGCTCGTCGGCGAACTGAAGGACGGCAAGGTCACGGAGTACGAAATTCATCCGGAGGATTTCGGTTTGCAGATGGTCAGCAACCGCAGCCTGAAGGTCGGCAGCGCCGAGGAATCGAAGACGATGCTCATCGAAGCGCTCGACAACACGCCGGGCACGGCGCGCGAGATCGTCACGCTCAACGCCGGCACAGCGCTGTATGCGTCGAACCGCGCGGCGACGATTGCCGACGGCATCGCGATGGCGCGCGAGTCGATCACCAGCGGCGCGGCACGCGAAAAGCTCCAGGAATTCGTCACGTTCACGCAACGCTTCAAGGCGTAA
- the trpC gene encoding indole-3-glycerol phosphate synthase TrpC — MSTVLDKILAVKAEEVAAAKRARDLAGLRRDAEATVGDSALRTRDFVGALRTKVDAGLCGVIAEIKKASPSKGVIREHFVPPQIAESYQQGGAACLSVLTDVQFFQGATEYLKAARAACDLPVLRKDFMIDAYQVYEARDMGADCILLIAAALELSQMRDLEALAHELGMAVLVEVHNGKELDAGLELRTPLLGINNRNLHTFEVTIDTTLGLLKHIPQDRLVVTESGILSRDDVTRLRAANVNAFLVGEAFMRAPEPGDALAELFDMPR; from the coding sequence ATGTCTACCGTTCTCGACAAGATCCTGGCCGTGAAGGCCGAAGAAGTCGCTGCCGCCAAACGCGCGCGCGACCTGGCCGGCCTGCGCCGCGACGCGGAAGCCACCGTGGGCGACAGCGCGCTGCGCACGCGCGATTTCGTAGGTGCGCTGCGCACGAAGGTCGACGCCGGCCTGTGCGGCGTGATCGCCGAAATCAAGAAGGCCAGCCCGTCCAAGGGCGTGATTCGCGAGCACTTCGTTCCGCCGCAAATCGCCGAGTCGTATCAGCAAGGCGGCGCAGCGTGCCTGTCGGTGCTCACCGACGTGCAATTCTTTCAGGGGGCGACCGAGTATCTGAAAGCCGCGCGTGCGGCATGCGATCTGCCGGTGCTGCGCAAGGACTTCATGATCGATGCCTATCAGGTCTATGAAGCGCGCGACATGGGGGCCGACTGCATTTTGCTGATCGCCGCCGCCCTGGAGCTCTCGCAGATGCGCGATCTCGAAGCGCTGGCGCACGAGCTGGGCATGGCGGTGCTCGTGGAAGTTCACAACGGCAAGGAACTCGATGCCGGCCTCGAACTGCGCACGCCGCTGCTGGGCATCAACAACCGAAACCTGCACACCTTCGAAGTCACCATCGATACGACCCTCGGCCTGTTGAAACACATTCCGCAGGATCGTCTTGTCGTGACGGAGTCGGGTATCCTGTCGCGTGACGACGTGACGCGCCTGCGCGCGGCCAACGTCAATGCCTTTCTCGTCGGCGAAGCCTTCATGCGCGCGCCCGAGCCGGGCGATGCGCTCGCCGAACTGTTCGACATGCCCCGCTGA
- a CDS encoding CYTH domain-containing protein — protein sequence MAIERELKLALPGDLPAARADALISHLDRLPGADARGERHLVNRYFDTPDLALARAKAALRLRFVARDGHPGQWLQTLKSVGEARDGLHVRHEWELAVPGEALDLAALIAACDMPATAALLRNEGENVVAQFETNFVRRLWRYVAGDGTTVEIAFDRGDVAVQTNGIRHTEPLVEVELELLDAPDDDRQSQGERILQALAQDLRAVLPELHADNVSKAQRGYRLRQQVLG from the coding sequence ATGGCCATCGAACGCGAACTCAAACTTGCCCTGCCGGGCGATCTACCCGCCGCGCGCGCCGACGCGCTGATTTCCCATCTCGACCGACTGCCCGGGGCCGACGCCCGGGGCGAGCGTCATCTCGTCAATCGCTATTTCGACACGCCGGATCTCGCGCTCGCACGCGCCAAGGCTGCATTGCGTCTGCGCTTTGTCGCACGTGACGGCCACCCCGGACAGTGGCTGCAAACGCTCAAGTCGGTTGGCGAGGCGCGTGACGGATTGCACGTGCGCCACGAGTGGGAACTGGCCGTGCCGGGTGAAGCGCTCGACCTCGCGGCGTTGATCGCGGCGTGCGATATGCCGGCGACGGCGGCATTACTGCGCAACGAAGGCGAGAACGTTGTCGCGCAATTCGAGACAAACTTCGTGCGACGTCTGTGGCGCTATGTCGCCGGCGACGGTACGACCGTGGAGATCGCGTTCGATCGCGGCGACGTGGCCGTGCAGACCAACGGCATACGTCACACCGAACCGCTCGTCGAAGTGGAACTGGAGTTGCTCGACGCGCCGGACGACGACCGCCAGAGTCAGGGCGAGCGCATTCTGCAAGCGCTGGCGCAGGACCTGCGCGCCGTGCTCCCGGAGTTGCACGCCGACAACGTGAGCAAAGCGCAGCGCGGCTATCGCCTGCGACAGCAAGTGCTGGGCTGA
- a CDS encoding uracil-DNA glycosylase, which produces MASRSPRTTKATQPSADGERQRSLFDTLDASERLTADDVRKRAASDIGNGGNDDKDGKDAAGVEKANDHSVAGPLKGRVEDQFEALPHAWKALVAPFVQSEAYAPLCQYVDAEVAAGKTVYPADIFHALRMTSPQDVKVVILGQDPYHGDDHGIAQAHGMAFSVQHGVRVPPSLRNIYKEIERDLGIAPPAHGNLDAWAKQGVLLLNTTLTVEAGNAASHAKPFKKGGWQACTDTLLCGLAAQQGPLVFMLWGSHAQAKAPLLSGHGHLLLEAPHPSPLSAHRGFLGCGHFSAANVFLTQHGKSPIDWRVPA; this is translated from the coding sequence ATGGCATCACGATCACCCCGCACCACCAAGGCAACGCAACCGTCGGCTGACGGCGAACGTCAGCGTTCTCTGTTCGATACGCTCGACGCATCGGAACGTCTCACGGCAGATGACGTCCGGAAGCGCGCCGCGAGCGACATTGGTAACGGCGGCAATGACGACAAGGACGGCAAGGACGCCGCTGGCGTCGAGAAGGCAAACGATCACAGCGTTGCCGGTCCGCTCAAGGGGCGGGTCGAAGACCAGTTCGAGGCACTGCCCCACGCTTGGAAAGCGCTCGTTGCGCCCTTCGTGCAAAGCGAGGCCTACGCGCCGTTGTGCCAGTACGTCGACGCCGAAGTCGCCGCGGGCAAGACCGTCTATCCGGCGGACATTTTCCACGCGTTGCGCATGACCTCGCCGCAGGACGTCAAGGTCGTCATCCTGGGTCAGGACCCCTATCACGGCGACGATCATGGCATTGCCCAGGCGCACGGCATGGCGTTCTCGGTGCAGCACGGTGTGCGGGTCCCCCCGTCATTGCGCAACATCTACAAAGAAATCGAGCGCGATCTGGGGATTGCACCGCCCGCACATGGCAATCTCGACGCGTGGGCGAAACAAGGCGTGTTGCTGCTCAATACGACACTGACGGTGGAGGCAGGCAACGCTGCGAGCCATGCGAAGCCGTTCAAAAAGGGGGGATGGCAAGCATGCACGGATACATTGCTCTGCGGGCTCGCAGCGCAACAAGGTCCCCTCGTGTTCATGTTGTGGGGTAGCCATGCACAGGCGAAAGCACCGCTGCTCTCAGGTCACGGACACTTGCTGCTCGAAGCGCCGCATCCGTCGCCCTTGTCAGCCCATCGCGGCTTCCTCGGCTGCGGCCACTTCAGCGCCGCCAACGTGTTTCTGACGCAACACGGCAAATCCCCGATCGACTGGCGCGTGCCTGCATAG